Proteins encoded within one genomic window of Panicum virgatum strain AP13 chromosome 1N, P.virgatum_v5, whole genome shotgun sequence:
- the LOC120656273 gene encoding uncharacterized protein LOC120656273, whose protein sequence is MAEAPSKIESMRKWIVEHKLRAVGCLWLTGISSSIAYNWSRPNMKPSVKIIHARLHAQALTLAALVGSACVEYYDNKYGSSGPKVDKYTSQYLAHSHKD, encoded by the exons ATGGCGGAGGCCCCCAGCAAGATCGAATCCATGAGGAAATGGATCGTCGAGCACAAGCTCCGAGCCGTAG GTTGCCTCTGGCTTACTGGGATCAGCAGTTCGATCGCCTATAACTGGTCGCGCCCCAATATGAAGCCTAGCGTCAAGATCATCCACGCAAG GTTGCACGCGCAGGCTCTAACCCTTGCTGCATTGGTTGGTTCTGCATGTGTCGAGTACTATGACAACAAATATGGTTCTTCTGGGCCTAAGGTGGACAAATACACAAGCCAATACTTGGCACATTCGCATAAAGATTAA
- the LOC120656274 gene encoding pentatricopeptide repeat-containing protein At4g14850-like, protein MRTPETIGPLLARYGASRSLLAGAHLHSHLLKSGLLAACRNHLISFYARCRLPRAARAVFDEIPDPCHVSWSSLVTAYSNNSMPREALGAFRAMRGRGVRCNEFALPVVLKCAPDARLGAQVHALAVATALAGDVFVTNALVAMYGGFGMVDEARRMFDESSGAGSERNTVSWNGMMSAYVKNDRCGEAIGVFREMVWSGARPNEFGFSCIVNACTGAKDLEAGRQVHAMVVRTGYNEDVFTANALVDMYSKLGDIDMAAVVFKNMPTADVVSWNAFISGCVIHGHDHRALVLLIQMKSSGLVPNVYTLSTILKACAGAGAFNLGRQIHGFMIKVDADSDEFTGVGLVDMYAKDGFLDDARKVFDFMPKRYLILWNALISGCSHGGQHGEALSLFSRMRMEGLDLDVNRTTLAAVLKSTASLEAISHTRQVHALAEKIGLLSDSHVINGLIDSYWKCDCLNDAIRVFEEGCSDDIISSTSMITALSQSDYGEDAIKLFVQMLRKGLEPDSFVLSTLLNACASLSAYEQGKQVHAHLIKRQFTSDVFAGNALVYTYAKCGSIEDADMAFSSLPERGVVSWSAMIGGLAQHGHGKRALELFQRMLDEGVAPNHITLTSVLSACNHAGLVDEAKKYFESMKEMFGIDRTEEHYACMIDLLGRAGKLEDAMELVNNMPFQANAKVWGALLGASRVHRDPELGRLAAEKLLTLEPEKSGTHVLLANTYASAGMWDEVAKVRKLMKVSNVRKEPAMSWVEMKDKVHTFIVGDKSHPRTREIYSKLDELGDLMKKAGYVPNVEVDLHDVDKSEKELLLSHHSERLAAAFALISTPAGAPIRVKKNLRICRDCHVAFKFISKIVSREIIIRDINRFHHFRDGTCSCGDYW, encoded by the coding sequence ATGCGGACCCCGGAGACCATCGGCCCGCTCCTCGCCCGCTACGGCGCATCGCGGTCGCTGCTCGCCGGGGCGCACCTCCACTCCCACCTCCTCAAGtccggcctcctcgccgcctgcCGCAACCACCTCATCTCCTTCTACGCGCGATGCcgcctcccgcgcgccgcgcgcgcggtgtTCGACGAAATCCCGGACCCGTGCCACGTCTCCTGGTCCTCGCTCGTCACCGCCTACTCCAACAACTCCATGCCACGGGAGGCGCTCGGGGCGTTCCGGGCCatgcgcggccgcggcgtccgGTGCAACGAGTTCGCGCTCCCCGTCGTGCTCAAGTGCGCCCCGGACGCCCGGCTCGGCGCGCAGGTGCACGCGCTGGCGGTCGCCACGGCGCTCGCCGGGGACGTCTTCGTCACCAACGCGCTCGTGGCAATGTACGGCGGGTTCGGCATGGTGGACGAGGCTAGGAGGATGTTCGACGAGTCCAGCGGTGCTGGCAGCGAGAGGAACACCGTCTCTTGGAACGGCATGATGTCGGCGTACGTCAAGAACGACCGGTGTGGGGAAGCCATTGGGGTGTTTCGTGAGATGGTGTGGAGCGGGGCGCGGCCGAACGAGTTTGGCTTCTCATGCATCGTGAATGCGTGCACGGGGGCTAAGGATCTGGAAGCTGGGAGGCAGGTGCACGCCATGGTGGTGAGGACAGGGTATAACGAGGATGTGTTCACAGCAAATGCGCTTGTCGACATGTACTCGAAGCTGGGGGACATTGATATGGCGGCAGTGGTTTTCAAGAATATGCCTACAGCGGATGTTGTCTCGTGGAATGCATTTATTTCCGGATGTGTGATTCATGGGCATGATCATCGTGCACTGGTGTTGCTGATCCAGATGAAGTCTTCGGGGCTGGTGCCGAATGTGTACACATTGTCTACTATCCTGAAGGCTTGCGCTGGTGCTGGTGCATTCAATTTGGGCCGGCAAATTCATGGGTTTATGATCAAGGTTGATGCAGATTCAGATGAGTTCACCGGTGTTGGTCTTGTTGATATGTACGCAAAGGACGGGTTTTTGGATGATGCAAGGAAGGTGTTTGATTTCATGCCCAAAAGGTATTTGATTTTGTGGAATGCACTGATCTCAGGTTGCTCTCATGGTGGACAGCATGGGGAGGCGCTGTCACTCTTTAGCAGGATGAGAATGGAGGGGCTTGACCTTGATGTCAATAGGACAACACTGGCTGCTGTTCTCAAGTCAACAGCGAGCTTGGAGGCAATCAGTCACACGAGACAGGTCCATGCTCTTGCAGAGAAAATAGGGCTTCTATCTGACTCTCATGTCATCAATGGGCTTATTGATTCATACTGGAAGTGTGACTGCCTCAATGACGCGATTAGAGTTTTTGAAGAAGGATGTTCTGATGACATCATATCTTCTACATCCATGATAACAGCACTCTCACAGTCTGACTATGGTGAGGATGCTATAAAGCTGTTTGTGCAGATGCTAAGAAAAGGCCTTGAGCCTGATTCTTTTGTACTAAGTACCCTCCTGAATGCTTGTGCTAGTCTGTCAGCCTATGAACAAGGGAAGCAAGTGCATGCTCATCTGATCAAGAGGCAGTTCACGTCAGATGTGTTTGCAGGGAATGCTCTTGTGTACACCTATGCAAAATGTGGGAGCATAGAGGATGCAGACATGGCCTTCTCTAGCCTGCCAGAGAGGGGAGTTGTCTCATGGTCTGCAATGATCGGAGGGCTTGCACAGCATGGGCATGGGAAAAGAGCTTTGGAATTGTTCCAGAGAATGCTTGATGAGGGTGTTGCCCCAAACCACATCACCTTGACAAGTGTTCTCTCTGCTTGTAACCATGCAGGGCTTGTTGATGAGGCCAAGAAATACTTTGAGTCAATGAAGGAGATGTTTGGAATTGACAGGACTGAGGAGCATTATGCATGCATGATTGATCTTCTTGGCCGTGCAGGAAAATTAGAGGATGCAATGGAGCTTGTCAACAACATGCCATTCCAAGCTAATGCTAAAGTTTGGGGTGCACTCTTAGGAGCCTCGAGAGTACACCGAGATCCAGAGCTAGGAAGGTTAGCAGCTGAAAAGCTCTTAACCCTAGAGCCGGAGAAGTCTGGCACGCATGTCCTCCTTGCAAACACTTATGCTTCAGCAGGCATGTGGGATGAGGTGGCTAAGGTGCGGAAGCTAATGAAAGTCAGTAATGTCAGAAAGGAGCCTGCTATGAGCTGGGTTGAGATGAAGGACAAGGTGCATACTTTCATTGTCGGGGACAAGAGCCATCCAAGGACAAGAGAGATATATAGCAAGCTAGATGAATTGGGAGATCTGATGAAAAAAGCTGGTTATGTTCCGAATGTCGAGGTTGATCTGCATGATGTGGACAAAAGTGAAAAGGAACTGCTTCTTTCTCACCACAGCGAAAGGCTGGCTGCCGCGTTTGCGTTGATCAGCACTCCAGCTGGGGCCCCAATCAGAGTAAAGAAAAATTTGCGGATATGCAGAGATTGCCATGTTGCCTTCAAGTTCATTTCAAAGATCGTATCAAGGGAGATTATCATCAGAGATATCAATCGGTTCCATCATTTCAGAGATGGGACATGTTCTTGCGGTGATTATTGGtga
- the LOC120656276 gene encoding uncharacterized protein LOC120656276 yields MRYSTRPPPAASFAILLALLFFSPVASAGQPKGVCVSPGGRFPAFSSEGKPPGRAPKGRRDLALCRIFRQNTCCDVTLTFPALISVRNLALTGEGSQECIHLWELLECSICDPRVGVRPGPPAICASFCDMVFKACSESYFSIDMKTQALSPCGLGDILCGKAHKWVSNGTELCRLAGFSVQVSGTSSGLVDDNFCYGGKASLDSISDSWTSSKDRPTLNGVTSWDVRDFQRWARDMPVGERVSWAIGGMVLTAGLIFISKRKSYSHRQKQAAIARNMRLRRLDPRANPQQMRRS; encoded by the exons ATGAGGTATTCAACGCGGCCGCCACCGGCGGCCAGTTTTGCCATCCTCTTGGCGCTGCTCTTCTTCTCGCCGGTCGCGTCAGCTG GACAACCAAAAGGTGTATGTGTTTCACCTGGTGGGCGATTCCCTGCCTTTTCATCTGAAGGCAAGCCTCCTGGAAGGGCGCCGAAGGGGCGCAGAGATCTAGCACTGTGTAGGATATTCCGTCAGAATACATGTTGTGATGTGACACTGACATTTCCTGCTCTGATCTCTGTGAGGAACCTTGCATTAACTGGTGAAGGCAGTCAAGAATGTATTCATTTGTGGGAATTGCTTGAGTGCTCAATATGCGATCCAAGAGTGGGTGTCAGGCCCGGACCTCCTGCTATATGTGCATCATTCTGCGATATGGTCTTCAAAGCTTGTTCAGAATCGTACTTCTCCATCGATATGAAAACACAG GCCTTATCTCCTTGTGGTTTAGGTGACATCCTTTGTGGCAAAGCACATAAATGGGTTTCTAATGGCACAGAGTTATGTCGTCTTGCTGGTTTCTCTGTGCAAGTTTCTGGGACTAGCTCTGGTTTAGTTGATGACAATTTCTGCTATGGTGGGAAAGCAAGTTTGGATTCTATCTCCGATTCTTGGACTTCTTCGAAAGACCGTCCAACATTAAACGGTGTGACTTCTTGGGATGTTCGAGATTTCCAGAGATGGGCAAGAGACATGCCTGTTGGTGAAAGAGTTTCATGGGCAATTGGAGGAATGGTTCTCACGGCGGGCCTTATTTTTATCAG CAAAAGGAAAAGCTACAGCCATCGCCAGAAGCAAGCTGCTATTGCTCGCAATATGAGATTGAGAAGGTTGGATCCAAGAGCAAACCCACAGCAAATGAGGCGAAGCTAG
- the LOC120656278 gene encoding uncharacterized protein LOC120656278, which produces MDKIQSDCPYPGCFFCVMKEANPSKRRASVLKFFRELPSQDDDGQVLPISGLWNTAMAHPNDPEFINLGIFECMAALIWKGLKNRRWLAHDQNIYIPYYAAHIIGSYTMNMEEFAERAVRAGVIPPLVELLRGRLTWVEQRVSVRALGHLATYPSTFPAVADHGEVLELAIQLASSSLEIVYSHFYQFVDRRLGYHCDLLTRGMGGVEMESRKAEEWASQLQCWSLQLINCFAFKPEFLHDICKADFLIKLPGMWGGLVNENSPAGVGLLRTICQSKVGRGHVANIPGTIDALCNIARSSDDWQYMAVDCLIWLVQDASTCHKVIDKVAPTLIDLANISTLGDYKKLGDTIVTVLQEFMQQSGNSRSTINAQTKEEIAELLRSKQSLKLEKSMPKEDLHIKQAAALVVKLEGNSLFSSGNIAGAAEKYSEALALCPMKSKKERVVLYSNRAQCYLLLQQPLAAISDATRALCLHSPVNRHAKSLWRRAQAYDMLGLAKESLLDAILFINECSQSNDPDLSLKQNKVPDYAERLVKKQMRAAWLFREAALKHGGVHCEGDASDAFGQEGDDSEWETASESDAENDARGEADDETEWKNDGHREDFCEKS; this is translated from the exons ATGGACAAGATACAATCTGATTGCCCTTATCCTGGATGTTTCTTCTGTGTTATGAAGGAGGCAAACCCTAGTAAACGAAGAGCAAGTGTGCTTAAGTTCTTTAGGGAACTTCCTTCTCAAGATGATGATGGCCAAGTTCTCCCTATTAGCGGCCTCTGGAACACTGCAATGGCTCACCCAAATGATCCTGAGTTCATCAACTTGGGCATATTTGAATGCATGGCAGCTCTTATATGGAAAGGATTGAAAAATAGGCGCTGGCTTGCACATGATCAGAATATTTACATCCCATATTATGCAGCTCACATAATTGGATCATATACAATGAATATGGAGGAATTTGCAGAACGTGCTGTTCGTGCTGGTGTTATACCTCCATTAGTTGAACTCCTAAGAGGTAGGCTGACATGGGTGGAGCAAAGGGTTTCTGTTAGAGCTTTGGGGCATTTGGCTACATATCCTAGTACATTTCCTGCAGTTGCCGATCATGGAGAAGTACTTGAACTTGCCATTCAACTTGCTTCGAGCTCTTTAGAGATCGTGTACTCTCACTTTTACCAATTTGTGGATCGAAGACTTGGGTACCATTGCGATCTTCTGACTCGTGGCATGGGTGGTGTGGAAATGGAATCCCGCAAAGCTGAGGAATGGGCAAGTCAACTGCAGTGCTGGTCTTTGCAACTCATTAATTGCTTTGCATTTAAACCTGAATTCCTCCACGATATTTGCAAGGCTGATTTTCTTATCAAGTTACCTGGAATGTGGGGTGGACTTGTGAATGAAAACTCACCTGCTGGTGTTGGTTTGCTAAGAACAATCTGCCAGAGCAAGGTAGGCAGAGGTCATGTTGCTAACATCCCTGGTACCATTGACGCTTTATGCAACATTGCTCGTTCTTCAGATGACTGGCAATACATGGCAGTTGATTGTCTGATCTGGCTAGTGCAGGATGCAAGTACTTGTCATAAG GTTATAGATAAAGTTGCACCAACACTTATAGATTTAGCAAATATTTCGACACTGGGTGATTATAAAAAGCTCGGTGACACTATCGTCACAGTCCTCCAAGAATTTATGCAACAGAGTGGGAACTCACGCAGTACAATTAATGCTCAGACAAAAGAAGAAATTGCTGAGCTCTTGAGATCCAAGCAAAGTTTGAAATTGGAAAAGAGTATGCCAAAGGAGGATCTTCATATAAAGCAAGCTGCAGCATTGGTTGTAAAGTTGGAAGGCAATTCTCTGTTCTCTTCAGGGAATATTGCAGGAGCTGCAGAGAAATACTCCGAAGCACTTGCACTATGTCCAATGAAGTCTAAGAAAGAGCGGGTAGTGCTTTACAGCAATCGAGCCCAATGTTATCTTCTCCTGCAGCAGCCATTGGCCGCCATAAGCGATGCTACTCGAGCATTGTGCCTTCATAGCCCTGTGAACCGGCATGCCAAGAGTTTGTGGAGAAGAGCTCAAGCATATGATATGCTTGGTCTTGCCAAGGAGAGCTTGTTGGATGCAATCCTCTTCATAAATGAGTGCTCTCAGTCAAACGATCCCGACTTATCCCTGAAGCAAAACAAAGTTCCTGATTACGCTGAGCgattggtgaagaagcagatGCGTGCTGCTTGGCTATTCAGGGAAGCAGCTCTGAAGCATGGGGGTGTCCATTGTGAAGGAGATGCTAGCGATGCATTTGGGCAAGAGGGTGATGACTCTGAGTGGGAAACAGCTAGCGAAAGCGATGCTGAGAATGATGCCAGGGGAGAAGCAGATGATGAAACTGAATGGAAGAATGATGGTCACCGGGAAGATTTCTGTGAGAAAAGCTGA